A portion of the Intestinibacillus sp. Marseille-P6563 genome contains these proteins:
- the dpsA gene encoding dipicolinate synthase subunit DpsA has translation MKKSTSLAILGGDMRQAFLAQLLCADGHTVTVSALERHPFDAGIRLGAPDFGVKEAQAIILPMPAEREEGLLNAPLSNTSYHMQTILDAIPAGKLVLAGAVSPALRARAEQNDLHLIDYLAREELAIRNAVPTCEGALQLAMEELPITLHGSHVLVIGNGRIGSMLAQKLQALHAHVTVSARSAKDFARIEAAGHGCLHTGALAGHLSGFDLVVNTVPARVLGMAELAELPPDCLIIDLASKPGGVDFNAASQIGRHAIWALSLPGKVAPVSAACAIRDTVYTILQEEGLL, from the coding sequence ATGAAAAAAAGCACGTCGCTGGCCATTCTTGGCGGCGACATGCGGCAAGCGTTTTTGGCGCAGCTTTTGTGCGCAGACGGCCATACAGTCACGGTTTCGGCGCTGGAACGGCATCCATTTGATGCTGGAATCCGCCTGGGAGCGCCTGATTTTGGGGTAAAAGAGGCGCAGGCGATTATCCTGCCCATGCCGGCCGAACGCGAGGAAGGGCTGCTCAACGCGCCGCTTTCCAATACATCGTATCATATGCAAACCATTTTGGATGCCATTCCAGCGGGCAAACTGGTGCTGGCGGGTGCGGTCTCCCCGGCCCTGCGGGCACGGGCCGAACAAAACGACCTGCATCTGATCGACTATCTGGCCCGTGAGGAGCTGGCTATCCGCAATGCAGTCCCCACCTGCGAAGGGGCGTTGCAGCTTGCCATGGAAGAACTGCCCATCACCCTGCATGGGTCGCATGTGCTGGTCATCGGCAATGGGCGCATCGGCAGTATGCTGGCCCAGAAATTGCAGGCGCTGCATGCGCATGTGACCGTTTCTGCCCGTTCGGCCAAGGATTTTGCACGCATTGAAGCAGCCGGACATGGCTGCCTGCATACGGGCGCTCTGGCTGGGCATCTGTCCGGCTTTGACCTGGTGGTCAACACCGTGCCGGCACGGGTGCTCGGTATGGCCGAACTGGCGGAACTCCCACCCGATTGCCTGATTATCGATCTGGCATCCAAGCCGGGCGGTGTGGATTTCAACGCGGCCAGCCAAATCGGCCGGCACGCGATCTGGGCTTTGTCGCTACCCGGCAAGGTCGCGCCGGTTTCGGCTGCCTGTGCCATCCGGGATACGGTCTATACGATCTTACAGGAGGAGGGCCTATTATGA
- a CDS encoding DUF2284 domain-containing protein — protein sequence MTDLCTTQTAVRRMAVDAFLKQYYRPEKFAQSCNGCPFYGKVWSCPPGVPDTPAFFAGYTDIYLLGVQVTYTELAHRWRDVQAVQDQTYGLAKRALLETQLALEKLFPGARSIAAGRCERCAHCMRPSGCTCIWPERMRYSFSAFRIDLSRLADEQLGFPLQWSSGKLPAYHVALGALLVP from the coding sequence CGCGGTGCGCCGCATGGCGGTCGATGCGTTTCTTAAGCAATATTACCGCCCGGAAAAATTCGCGCAAAGCTGCAATGGCTGTCCCTTCTACGGCAAGGTATGGTCCTGTCCGCCCGGTGTCCCCGATACGCCCGCTTTTTTCGCCGGATATACGGACATCTATCTATTGGGCGTACAAGTCACCTATACCGAGCTGGCACATCGCTGGCGCGATGTCCAGGCCGTACAGGATCAAACTTACGGCCTTGCCAAACGGGCGCTGCTCGAAACCCAGCTGGCGCTCGAAAAGCTGTTTCCCGGCGCGCGGTCGATTGCCGCCGGACGCTGCGAGCGCTGCGCCCATTGCATGCGTCCCAGCGGCTGCACCTGCATTTGGCCCGAGCGGATGCGGTATTCCTTTTCGGCTTTCCGCATCGACCTGAGCCGTCTGGCGGACGAGCAGCTTGGTTTTCCGCTCCAATGGAGCTCCGGCAAGCTGCCCGCCTATCATGTAGCATTGGGGGCGCTGCTGGTCCCCTGA
- a CDS encoding dipicolinate synthase subunit B, translated as MNHPIRVGFAMTGSFCTFAKALDVLEAMVQSGEYVITPILSDHAASMDTRFGTAQDLQNRLTELTGNPIVQTIQQAEPIGPKGLLDVLVVAPCTGNTLAKLAHSIIDTPVTMAVKSHLRRDRPVVLAVSTNDGLSGSAFNLGTLLNRRHYYFVPFGQDAPYTKPRSLVADMSQIPSTIASALRGEQQQPLLLTS; from the coding sequence ATGAACCATCCCATCCGCGTCGGCTTTGCCATGACCGGTTCGTTTTGTACCTTTGCCAAGGCGCTCGATGTGCTGGAAGCCATGGTACAATCCGGGGAATATGTCATCACCCCCATTTTATCCGACCATGCGGCCTCGATGGATACCCGGTTTGGTACGGCCCAAGACCTGCAAAACCGGCTGACCGAACTGACCGGCAACCCCATTGTGCAAACCATCCAGCAGGCAGAGCCCATCGGTCCCAAAGGGCTGCTCGATGTGCTGGTCGTTGCGCCCTGCACGGGCAATACGCTGGCCAAACTGGCCCATTCGATCATTGATACCCCAGTCACCATGGCGGTCAAGAGCCATCTGCGCCGGGACCGTCCGGTCGTCCTCGCGGTTTCCACCAACGATGGCTTATCCGGTTCGGCGTTCAATCTGGGCACCCTACTCAACCGCCGACATTATTATTTTGTCCCCTTCGGACAGGATGCCCCCTATACCAAACCGCGCTCGCTGGTCGCAGATATGAGCCAAATCCCATCCACCATTGCATCCGCCCTGCGCGGGGAACAACAGCAGCCTTTGCTGCTCACCTCATAA